TGCCATTTTCCAGTTTGAGGACAAGcactgcatccagaaagtattcagagtgcatcactttttccacaatctttttaaaataatgtacataagtattcccAGCCTTTgtcatgaagctcaaaattgagttcAGTTGCATCCTgcttcccctgatcatcctgtggaaaaatgattggagctgatttggaaaggcacccACCATCTATATacggtcccacagttgacagttcatgtcagagcacaaaccaagcatgaattgtctgtagacctccgagacaggattgtcaggagacacaaatctggggaaggtcaGAGAAAATTTTCTGATgatttgaaggtcccaatgagcaaagtgacctccatcatccataagtggaagaagttcaaaagtCCACCTGGACTCTTCTTAGACCTGGCCAGCCAACAAAACTGAGCAGTCAGGGAAGAAGGGCTTTAGACAAGAGGCAATGGTCACACTCCAAAGGTTCTCTCTGGACAGATGGGAACCTACTTAAACCTTCTCTGCAGCAAATTCTTTGACCTGATAACTCTGTAGTGTGAATACCAGGTGTCACGTTTGTAGGAAACCAGGCACCCCTTGTCACCAGGcgaataccatccctacagtgaagcatggtggtggcagcatcatgctgtgggaatATTTgtggggtggtagcagcctaggggtaacacactcacctatgaaccagaagaacagaacaagtcccgcttactatcattgtgtccctgagcaagacacttaaccctgagttgctccagggggactgttcctgtaacttctgattgctctggataagggcgtctgataaatgctgtaaatgtaaatattttttagcTGCAGGatctgggagactagtcaggatagagtgAAAGATGattgcagcaatgtacagagacatcctggataaagACCTGCTCCAGAGTTCTCTTGAACTGAGACTGTGGTGATAATTGATATTtgaggacaatgacccaaagaagacagccaagatatcaaaggagtggcttcagaaCAACTGTGAATGTCCCTGAGTGGCCCAGTCAGAGCACAGACATGAATCCAAttaaacatctctggagagatcttaaaatggctgtacaCTGACATGTCCCATCAAATCTGATGGTGCTTAAGAGATGCttcaaagaggaatgggccaaactggccaaggataggtgagCAAAGCTTGTggtatcatattcaaaaagggTTAGGGTAAGGGTTAAGACTTAAATCTATAAtttctgccaaaggtgcatcaacaaagtgtttagcaaatgctgtgaatacatatgtacatgttatttctcagttaaacatttttcacattgtcattatggggtgttgtgtttagaattctgagggggaaaTGCTTTTGGAACGAGGctctaacataacaaaatgtggaaaaagtgatgtgctgtgaatactttccaaatGAACTGTATCAGGCTAGAGGTAGGGAACTAAAACATTCAGTGGTCTTTAAAAGATTAGCAGCCTAACTGAAGCATGCCATGCCTGTTCAGTGAGTGGTTCAGCAAATGGCTACAATCAAGGATAAATGTAGCTTGGCTATGTTTATATACGTCTGCATGTTTATTTCTGTCCTATAATTCttgaatgttgaatgttgatATAAAATGATTACAATGTGTCAGTTGGGTTTAATGCATATTCTACTGTAatgtgatgtgtgatgtgtCATTGTGCTTATTATGCACAATGAGTATTTTACAATAATTCTAAAACTATTTGGTGCAAATTGTTGCTGTGGTTATAATTATCAATAAACAATCCAATGACACAATTAATCATTTTGACGAATTGtatgaatataaatacattatttactgAATGGccatatttgtattaattagACATTTAGGCTGCATGTCACCAGACTTATCCCCCAACCTTCCCCACAGTAGAACATCTGGGCTCAGTCACTCTGCCGCCCTCTGCTTgcagctgatatacaagatcgAGTAGTTTAACCCGGAAGCCACACCCACCTAGAAGCGAAACGAAACTTGACCCTGCAGAGTGTCCGTCTGCATGAACACGTTCCAGAATCGGAAGAGATGGCTGCAGTTCATGTCACAGATGAAGATGCGTTCTGCTGTTCTGTCTGCCTGCATACACTGAAAGATCCTGTAACGATCCCCTGTGGACACAGCTACTGTAAAGGGTGTATTAGTGGCTACTGGGATCACAAAGACGGGAAGGGTGAGTACAGCTGTCCCCAGTGCAGAGAGACATTCTCCTCGAAGCCAGTTCTCAACAAGAACACTGTGCTGGCCGAGTTGGTGGTGAAAATGAAGGGTAACGGAGCTGAAAAGCAGAGCCACCCTGTAGCGGAAGAAGTTCCATGCGACATCTgcactggagaaaaaaaaacttgtgctGTAAAAACCTGCCTGGTGTGTCTGGTGTCTTTGTGCCAAACTCACATCCAGCCCCACTATGAATTTGCTGCATATAAGAGGCATAAGCTGGTGAAGGCCTTGACAAACCTGCAAGAAAAGATCTGCCCTCTGCATGACAAACTTCTGGAGGTGTTCTGCCTTACCGATCAGAGCTATATCTGCATGTTGTGTACAGTGGATGAGCACAAAGGTCACGAGACCACCTCAGTTATATCAGAAATGAGACAGAAACAGGTAAGTcactttaataaattaatttttacaaATTAGATTATTCCTTCTAGGAATTTAGACAAAAGCTGTAACCCCATTAGGATATACCTTCTCAGCCACTGTAGAGAGTGAAaatttatgttgttttattCTATGAAAGATTATTTTGGACTtaaatttaataaatttgctattattatttctgGCTCTTTTGTATTGGAAGTGTATTTCATATGGCAGCACAAGTAAGGAAGAAGTCATAAGAACGCTGATAAAACACATCCAAATTAATTATTATGTCGATTAGATCCTATTAAAATATGTAACAGGGATGTTTGTTTAAATCACAGAAACAGTTGGGAGAACAACAGAGAGAACTCAAGAAACACATCGAGCTCAAGGAGAAGGAGCTGCAAGAGCTAGAGAATGCAGTGGAGGATTACAGAGTAAGTGCTGACATTCATCCCA
This genomic stretch from Denticeps clupeoides chromosome 5, fDenClu1.1, whole genome shotgun sequence harbors:
- the LOC114789769 gene encoding E3 ubiquitin-protein ligase TRIM47-like yields the protein MAAVHVTDEDAFCCSVCLHTLKDPVTIPCGHSYCKGCISGYWDHKDGKGEYSCPQCRETFSSKPVLNKNTVLAELVVKMKGNGAEKQSHPVAEEVPCDICTGEKKTCAVKTCLVCLVSLCQTHIQPHYEFAAYKRHKLVKALTNLQEKICPLHDKLLEVFCLTDQSYICMLCTVDEHKGHETTSVISEMRQKQKQLGEQQRELKKHIELKEKELQELENAVEDYRSSAEAAVLETDRIFAEVIQSIEKKCTEVKEVIRSHQKAAVGESAKILDQLKHDIAEMKRRDTELKQLSHNEDHIMFLQNTQALFTYPESEELPRFAVSPYKSFEALKESLNVLKTGMEGFLENAVVKVYKEAKITEIISPPEPQTREDFFTISGRASPGHKHCTQRIMCV